The Montipora capricornis isolate CH-2021 chromosome 3, ASM3666992v2, whole genome shotgun sequence genome includes the window TTGAGATTACTTTTTAGTATATTAATATTCTTAGGCTTAAGAAATAAGTTTGCATCATCTGGAAACAGATGGAAGTGTAGTTGCCTTGAGCAGTTATggaaatcattaatataaataaagaaaagcaGAGGTCCAAGTACCGACCCCTGAGGAACACCAGATATTTACCTTACCAGACTGAGTATTACCAAGAGATACAAATTGTTTCCTATTACTCAAGTATGAAGTGAACCAATCTTTAACAATACAACGGATACCATAGAACTCAAGCTTTGTAACAAGTATTTCATGGTTTACCGTATCAAATGCTTTACTGAAGTCCAAGAATATTCCGCAGGAATACTCACGGTTTTCTATTGCCTTTTGCACTTTATCAATAATACTTAATACTGCATGGACGGTTGAATGATGGGAACGAAAGCCAAATTGCTTTCTGTAAATGAGTTCCCTTTTTTTCTAAATAATTGGGAAGTCTACTAAATACAAGTTTCTCtaacaatttattaaaaatGGATAAAAGAGAATTGGACGATAGTTACTTAAGCTAACTTGTGATCCCTTTTCAAATACTGGTATAACTCTGGCTAGTTTGAACCTCTCAGGAACAATGGCTGTTAAGAATGAGGCATTAAAGATCATTTGTAAAGGTTCTGACAGAGCACCTTTAAGAATTTTAAAGATTGAAACTGGTATACTAGAAGGACCTACTGCTTTACCAATCTTTAGGTTTGATATTTCAGTTTCTATTTCCTCAGGAGTAATAGGAGACAAGAAAAAGCTATCTCGAGGAGGAGGTGACATCCACTCGTACGCAGAATTGATGACACTAGGAATAGCACCTGCCAAATCACTGCCAATGTTGgcgaaataattattaaaagcatTCTCAGTTTGCAATTGATGTAGGATCTGTTATTTCGATATCATTCAAAACAACTTTGCTAATAGCCTGTCTTTCCTGTGAGGTTGTTCGGATAATTTGCTTTATCCCCTTCCAAATTATCTTACCATCATTCAAATGTATTGAAAAATAGTCATTATAATACTTTCTTTTACTAATTTTAATGAAATGATTGAACTATAATTTCTGTAAACCTTGAATTTAGTCTCGAAATAAGATGACTTGGTCTTAAGGAATTTCTTGTAAagcttattttttattttaattgacGTTCTAATTGCAGAAGTAATCCATGGCTTGGTTTTGAATTGAGACTCTTTCTTGGACAATTGCTCTAGTGGAATGTGTATATCAATAAACTCTGATATTTTACTGTAAAAAGTATCAAACATACAGCTTGGATCAGAATTACAGCTGAATAATAAATGCCAGTCTATTGATTGGATGTCATTAATTAAGGCTTGCTCATCAAAATGTGAGTAATCTCTTttgaaaatcttaacattttcagGCAAAGAAGAGAATTTACTAACAACAAGAAAGTTTGGCAAATGATCAGTTAGATCATAAATGAAATTACCACTAATTGTAAAATGTTCTAGAGAGTTAAAGAAAATATTATCAATAAGTGTCGCTGAATGATCAGTAATCCTGGTTGTTTGCAAAATTTGGCGCTGGAAATATGATGAAACCAAGATATTTAAAAAATCGTTTGTACCAGAATGTGTCTCAAACTTGAGGAGATCTAAATTGAAATCCCCTAGTATGACACAGTATTTGTTTTCATAATGAATCTTTTCAATCACTGTGTTTATGTGAGTCATGAAACTATCTAAGTTACCATTAGGATGTCTGTATATAATTCCACAAATAGTATTATGTTCAGCattattttggatttcaatcCATAAGGATTCATAACcttccttaaggaggctcgaaagggtttttagctgcgcgcgcgagtaacctacacacgccataactaagaaacacgcgtcagcagaatgaatcaaatctctatcaaaagtagcgcgtgcaacacaccggaagtgaaaatacggcgtaacatcgcgcgaaacggaaataaaacctgctgaagaaaattgtctctatctcgaTATTTTGGGCGGtgacgtatcattcacgatggcactttaaataaaaaagtttcagggaaatttatctagtacaattttctgtaaactataatatgccatttttcgatgtaccttaaattctactagataactttttgtcatactctctaataagttaaagaacttagggagatttccaacaaagaaataaaaatggtaggtcaccgacttagtttttcagaaaattttcaacaactgaagtttagagggcctttttgttgacctggcgtgttgccgtggtaaccgatatgacgtcataagtgccctcaaagtattacccaacaatagagttgcaaagatatttatagtttgcctacactacgAAATATCCTTTTTAGGTATCTTTCATCGtatcacaaacactatagcaacaaaaaaaccctttcgagcctccttaaccgAAGAAAGATCTTCACGACAGCTATAGGTTATGCCATTCTTAACAAAAACTCCCACTCCACCAGCATTAGATAGGCTGGGTTGAGATAAAAAGTTATAGCCtggaatatttatatttaatatttcttctTGATCAATCTTTAGTTTGGTTTCAGTAAGACCTATTATTTACATGGGAAAATACAATTCAGACATGTTGATAAGGTTATCTATATTTGCTTGAATACTTCTTGTATTGCAATTTACGAAAGAAATGCATTATTAGAGAGACAAGCCGAGATGTCCTTATTTACATGGAAATCATGTgtactaaaataattaaaatttgaGTCTGAAGGCATATGAAGGTCAGTATCTAAATTTGCGAGGTGGGTTATATTAGTAACTGAGGCGGAAATATTCAAGCAAGGCAATGAGGTATAGCTGTCATTACTGTGGACACCAGGGGATGAGTCTCTACCAGGACACCTATCACAGTGTGAATCAATAGTACTTATCTCTTAGGTACATCCTCTGTACAGCTGACAGGTATCACAGGAGAGCTCAAATTCTCCCTTAGGAAGATCCTGCCTGCATTGGTCCAAAGGAACTTAAAGCTGAGATCTCTTTTGCATTTCAaacaaagtttgaaaatttccttgCTCTTTTCGGTCTGGCTTTCATCAACATAGATCTTGTTTGCCACAGAGTAGCCAAGGTCAACTGTAAAAATAGACTTCAAATTCTTCCTTGCTCGGTATAGGTTTTCTCTTATCTCACGTTTCACAAATTTGACGATGATTGCCGGAGGTATGAGAATTCTATCATCAGTAAATTGCTTTCTGCTGGGAATTCGATGACTTATAGATATGTTACTCTTTTGCATAGGTACACCAATCTTTTCTGCAATTTGTAATACAACTTCATCAGTTTGGTCCAAATCCGTCGGTGTTGATGGCAGAGGTATACCTCGAATTTCCAGGAAATCTCTTCTCGTGTATTGCTCCATATCGTTGAGAGATTTCTTGAGAAACTTCACTTCGTTTGAAGACTTAAGTATCTCCGCTTTGAGGCTTGCATTTTCTACGATCTTTTTATCCTTAGCTTCGTCGAGATCTTTCAGTGTTTTAACAATTTGGTCATATTTAGTGTTGAGTGCGTTCACTGATTGCATAGCATCTTCGATCTGTTTActgatgatatgatatgatatgatattttattatttatgcacggtaaaatcatcagctaagattacaaacaatgctaaaatctaaattacaaaaggtaaaattttaaaatgattacaataaaatacaattactataatactatattaattctaaagctgctttccatgaatgccgtgctttatactaaaatatgtctttaatcagatttttgaaaagcccaagagactctgcttgtctcgctttgaggggtaagctattccagacagtagcacctctatagctgaagctgtttctataataatttgtccgtggaaacggaacattaagctttctttcagagtctcttaaactataaacagattcgcggtttgtaaatttagaacatagatattccggtgctagcccctgaagacacttatagaccattgtggccagcgcaatttgttgctggctaactagatttttccagcctaaaattttgaatagctcgctagcatttgcatcaaaattagagaaggtcaaaactctggctgctctattttgcagtttttgtaatttgtcatgtaacgtgataccacagtttccccagacgacattgcagtagtcaaagtgcggttgaagtaaagcgtgataaatagagtgcaatgtcgtctgaggaacgagatgccttatacgtttgagggctccaattccagaagctactttctttgtcagtttatcgacatggctactccagttaagattattatcaataagcacgcccagggatttagcaacagaaacttgagtgataggagcaccattaatctcgggaattggaggatttgtgagagcatacaacctctgccttgatccaatcagcataaattcggtttttctcatgttcagggtaagtttgtttgctatcaaccactttttaacattttctagatcatggttaagtcttgattctatgtcgcctgtattgtcactcgcatatgttaggtgggtgtcatctgcgtacatccatggcatacaattcgttagacagtttggcagatcattgatatatagcaaaaacaacaatggacccaaaatagtcccttgagggacgccgcaacttagtgagcaggttttagaaagtgatccattaatagaacacttttgagtgcggttgtccaaataggacttaaaccagttgtaagaaatgccatgtatgccgtaattatttaatttagataaaaggatctcgtgattaaccgtatcaaaagctttttttagg containing:
- the LOC138039850 gene encoding uncharacterized protein, which codes for MSNLTVEKLEEILEEKLRKVIQPLKAKNGKTSKEVAEAIVDLAKQIEGSSEAQVIVSGLVTRKDKLNDKVSEVNKHLTKFCRQNDWRFIEHNNINEKGLNRGGLHLNFADLDEAKDKKIVENASLKAEILKSSNEVKFLKKSLNDMEQYTRRDFLEIRGIPLPSTPTDLDQTDEVVLQIAEKIGVPMQKSNISISHRIPSRKQFTDDRILIPPAIIVKFVKREIRENLYRARKNLKSIFTVDLGYSVANKIYVDESQTEKSKEIFKLCLKCKRDLSFKFLWTNAGRIFLRENLSSPVIPVSCTEDVPKR